Proteins encoded together in one Shewanella oneidensis MR-1 window:
- a CDS encoding M15 family metallopeptidase, which translates to MLNTMAITAKNAQLYGLDLELGLETGLAADVDNDSMSGLVLVELLSPYHQLETRFKLESQTALAFQAMADSAAKDGIKLAICSAYRPFDRQLAIWNAKASGKRVVLDINEQPVDITPLSESELVDLILLWSALPGASRHHWGTDIDVFDAEKIEVKSLRLVEAEYRDGGPCAQLHQWLVANAKDFGFYFPFQRGQSAVSAEPWHISYFPVSQILLPQFEVQALTQIIAHSDMLLKDAVLARLPELVAEYVHRIAQP; encoded by the coding sequence GTGTTAAACACCATGGCAATTACGGCAAAAAATGCCCAGCTCTATGGCCTAGACCTAGAGTTAGGGTTAGAGACAGGTTTAGCAGCGGATGTTGACAATGACTCAATGAGCGGCCTAGTGCTCGTTGAGTTACTCAGTCCCTATCATCAGCTAGAAACGCGGTTTAAGTTGGAGTCACAAACCGCCCTTGCCTTTCAGGCGATGGCCGACAGTGCCGCCAAAGACGGTATTAAGCTGGCGATTTGCTCTGCCTATCGCCCCTTCGATCGGCAACTCGCCATTTGGAACGCCAAGGCCAGCGGTAAACGTGTGGTCCTAGATATCAATGAACAGCCCGTGGATATCACGCCGCTCAGCGAGAGTGAGTTAGTCGATTTAATCTTACTCTGGTCGGCATTGCCCGGCGCGTCACGTCACCATTGGGGCACGGATATCGATGTATTTGATGCCGAGAAAATTGAGGTCAAATCCCTGCGTCTGGTGGAGGCGGAATACCGTGATGGCGGCCCCTGCGCACAATTGCACCAGTGGCTAGTGGCTAACGCCAAGGATTTTGGGTTTTATTTTCCGTTCCAGCGAGGCCAAAGCGCGGTAAGTGCAGAGCCTTGGCATATCAGCTATTTTCCCGTATCACAAATCCTATTACCCCAATTTGAGGTGCAAGCATTGACGCAAATTATCGCGCATAGCGATATGTTGCTAAAAGACGCTGTGCTCGCGCGTTTACCCGAGTTAGTGGCGGAGTATGTACATCGGATTGCGCAGCCTTAA
- a CDS encoding alpha/beta fold hydrolase, translating into MDLSSYRQQISIEGSQLSYLDIGTGPALLFGHSYLWDSAMWAPQIANLCKSYRCIVPDLWGHGQSAAVPENCHSLLDISEHMLALMDALEIETFSVIGLSVGAMWGAELVLKAPTRVKALVMLDSFIGFEPEITRAKYFGMLDMIQTAGSIPPQLISAISPLFFADNAKVNNPELVHGFEANLARLAPERIPSIVKLGRIIFGRRDTLEFAEQFTLPCLVMVGVEDKARSVLESYLMSDAIDGSQLVHIPNAGHISSLEQAEFVTDRLRQFLSQVSY; encoded by the coding sequence ATGGATTTATCATCATACAGACAACAGATCAGCATCGAAGGTAGCCAACTCAGTTACCTTGATATTGGCACAGGCCCAGCGCTGTTATTTGGTCACAGCTATCTATGGGACAGCGCCATGTGGGCGCCACAGATTGCCAACTTATGCAAAAGCTACCGCTGCATCGTGCCCGATCTCTGGGGACACGGCCAATCAGCAGCCGTGCCTGAAAACTGCCATAGTCTGCTAGACATTAGTGAGCATATGTTAGCCCTGATGGACGCCCTTGAGATTGAGACATTTTCCGTCATCGGTTTATCCGTGGGCGCCATGTGGGGCGCAGAACTGGTACTTAAAGCGCCTACTCGCGTCAAAGCGCTTGTCATGCTAGACAGTTTTATTGGTTTTGAGCCCGAAATCACCCGAGCCAAATATTTTGGCATGTTAGATATGATCCAAACCGCAGGCAGTATTCCACCACAGCTTATCAGTGCAATTTCACCGCTGTTTTTTGCTGATAATGCCAAAGTAAATAATCCCGAATTAGTACACGGTTTTGAAGCCAATTTAGCTAGGCTAGCGCCCGAACGCATTCCCAGTATTGTAAAACTCGGACGGATCATTTTTGGTCGGCGCGATACCCTAGAATTTGCCGAACAATTTACCTTACCTTGCCTAGTGATGGTCGGTGTAGAAGACAAGGCTCGCAGTGTGTTAGAAAGTTATTTGATGAGTGATGCCATCGATGGTAGCCAATTAGTCCATATTCCAAACGCTGGCCATATTTCAAGCCTAGAACAAGCAGAATTTGTCACTGATCGCTTACGCCAATTCTTATCTCAAGTGTCATATTGA